The Actinomycetota bacterium genome window below encodes:
- the disA gene encoding DNA integrity scanning protein DisA: MVDSRGDLRLEERLVEALYLVAPGRPLREAIDSIIRAKTGALIVLGDESAISFLFSGGLRLETDFTPNMLYELAKMDGATILNRNATRIHRANVQLMPDATIESSETGTRHRTAERVAKQTDAIAISISMDRDLVSIYVDELKHVLTEMRVLLAKSDQALQTLEKYRARLDQVADNLTALEFEDAATLHDVVGVLQRSEMVSRVAGEIERYLIELGSEGRLIAMQLEELMTGVARDRAALIMDYRPGRGPTVVKIEQKLDALTPDELFDPDAIAKILGYRKKAKSTEVSMSPRGYRVLSTIPRLPASIIDNIVSRFGNLKSVLLAGEDDLVAVEGVGRVRAREIGEGLVQLRELSLAEKYSFR; the protein is encoded by the coding sequence ATGGTTGATTCGAGAGGCGATCTGAGGCTTGAAGAAAGGCTGGTGGAGGCCCTGTACCTGGTGGCTCCGGGAAGGCCGTTGCGCGAGGCGATCGACAGCATCATCCGGGCCAAGACCGGCGCTCTCATAGTTTTGGGGGACGAGAGCGCCATATCGTTCCTGTTTTCGGGAGGCCTCCGTCTGGAGACGGACTTCACTCCCAACATGCTGTACGAGCTGGCCAAGATGGACGGGGCGACGATCCTCAACCGGAACGCCACCCGCATCCATCGGGCAAACGTGCAGCTGATGCCGGACGCGACCATCGAGTCGAGCGAGACCGGCACCAGGCACCGGACGGCCGAGCGCGTCGCAAAGCAGACCGACGCCATCGCCATATCCATCTCGATGGACCGGGACCTGGTGAGTATCTATGTGGATGAGCTCAAACATGTGCTCACCGAGATGAGGGTGCTGCTGGCCAAGTCTGACCAGGCCCTGCAGACCCTGGAGAAGTATCGCGCCAGGCTCGATCAGGTGGCGGATAACCTGACCGCGCTTGAGTTTGAGGACGCCGCCACCCTGCACGATGTGGTCGGCGTGCTGCAGCGCTCGGAGATGGTATCGAGGGTCGCTGGCGAAATAGAGAGGTACCTCATCGAACTGGGGTCGGAGGGACGTCTCATCGCCATGCAGCTCGAAGAGCTGATGACCGGCGTAGCCCGGGACCGGGCGGCGCTGATCATGGACTACCGGCCCGGCAGGGGCCCGACGGTCGTGAAGATAGAGCAGAAGCTGGATGCGTTGACGCCGGACGAACTGTTCGATCCGGACGCTATTGCGAAGATCCTGGGTTACAGGAAGAAGGCCAAGTCGACGGAAGTGAGCATGTCACCCCGGGGTTACCGGGTGCTCAGCACGATCCCCCGGCTACCGGCTTCCATAATCGACAACATAGTCTCCAGGTTCGGCAATCTCAAGTCGGTGCTGCTGGCCGGCGAGGACGACCTGGTGGCGGTTGAAGGAGTTGGCAGGGTCCGGGCCCGCGAGATAGGCGAAGGCCTGGTGCAGTTGAGGGAGTTGTCCCTGGCGGAGAAGTACAGTTTCCGCTAG
- a CDS encoding CarD family transcriptional regulator: MGYNVGDKVVYPHHGAGTVIKKEKRDVLGQKREYLTIQILHNDMTVMVPVDSAGKAGLRKVIGKRDVDEVIAVLQQDETKMPKNWNRRFKHNREKIKTGDIFELAEVVRNLSIREAEKGLSTGEKQMFNRAKKILASELMYARGLDETEADKFLDGVLKELEPASPGRKLDDAP, from the coding sequence TTGGGATATAACGTAGGCGACAAGGTTGTCTACCCGCACCACGGAGCCGGTACGGTCATAAAGAAGGAAAAGCGCGATGTGCTCGGTCAGAAGCGTGAGTACCTGACGATCCAGATTTTGCACAATGACATGACTGTGATGGTTCCCGTGGACAGCGCGGGCAAAGCCGGGCTGAGGAAAGTCATCGGCAAGAGGGATGTGGACGAGGTCATCGCGGTTCTCCAGCAGGACGAGACCAAGATGCCGAAGAACTGGAACCGGCGCTTCAAGCACAACCGCGAGAAGATCAAGACCGGTGACATCTTCGAACTGGCAGAGGTCGTCAGGAACCTTTCGATCCGCGAAGCGGAAAAAGGCCTGTCCACCGGTGAGAAGCAGATGTTCAACCGGGCCAAGAAGATCCTGGCCAGCGAACTGATGTACGCCCGCGGCCTGGACGAGACCGAGGCTGACAAGTTTCTCGACGGCGTGCTCAAGGAGTTGGAACCGGCGTCGCCGGGAAGAAAACTCGACGACGCTCCCTGA
- the ispD gene encoding 2-C-methyl-D-erythritol 4-phosphate cytidylyltransferase, whose protein sequence is MNLGVIIAAGGIGSRMEAGSSKQLMLLAGQPVVARSTAIFQAAPEVGEIVIVIDLADVERCRHDVVERYGLVKVSAIVAGGETRADSVQNGMAQLGPRIDTVLVHDGARPLFPPELLAAGIRELETADCDGVVFGIPVTDTIKELAGEGGLVARTPDRTRLWAAQTPQIFNRATLKKAYAQPPDVLAAATDDASLVEQVGGRVRMAACSPENIKITTPVDLALAEEILRRRGNKA, encoded by the coding sequence TTGAATCTTGGAGTCATCATCGCCGCTGGTGGTATTGGCAGCCGCATGGAGGCGGGATCATCCAAGCAGCTGATGCTTCTGGCAGGACAGCCCGTAGTAGCGCGCTCCACAGCCATCTTTCAGGCAGCTCCGGAGGTCGGGGAGATAGTCATCGTCATCGATCTGGCTGATGTGGAGCGCTGCCGGCACGATGTCGTCGAAAGATACGGGCTGGTCAAGGTGAGCGCGATTGTCGCCGGCGGCGAGACCCGGGCAGATTCGGTTCAGAACGGTATGGCGCAGCTCGGCCCGCGGATCGACACGGTCCTCGTGCACGACGGCGCCAGGCCTCTTTTCCCGCCGGAGCTGCTAGCTGCCGGAATCAGGGAACTGGAAACCGCCGATTGCGATGGCGTCGTGTTCGGCATACCGGTTACTGACACCATCAAGGAGCTAGCCGGCGAGGGCGGACTTGTCGCGCGCACTCCCGACCGCACCCGGCTATGGGCAGCCCAGACGCCGCAGATCTTCAACCGGGCGACACTCAAGAAGGCGTACGCCCAGCCGCCGGATGTCCTCGCTGCGGCGACCGACGACGCTTCTCTGGTAGAACAGGTAGGCGGACGCGTACGCATGGCCGCCTGCAGCCCCGAGAATATCAAGATCACAACGCCGGTCGACCTGGCTCTGGCGGAGGAAATCCTCCGGCGGCGGGGTAATAAGGCATAG
- a CDS encoding 2-C-methyl-D-erythritol 2,4-cyclodiphosphate synthase — translation MKIRTGIGIDAHRFVEGRRLILGGVSVDHPLGLEGHSDADVLSHAIADALLGAAGLEDIGHYFPDTDPGFKDMSSLVILSRVMELVRKRGCEVGNIDAVLVLEEPRMAPYRKNMRIALAEALDIPAEDISLRATTTEGMGFAGRGEGIAAVATCLVECAGSIMMEMDL, via the coding sequence ATGAAGATACGAACAGGCATAGGAATCGACGCCCACCGTTTCGTCGAAGGACGGCGGCTGATCCTCGGCGGCGTGTCTGTCGACCATCCCCTGGGCCTGGAGGGGCATTCCGACGCGGATGTACTTTCCCACGCGATCGCCGACGCCCTGCTGGGCGCCGCCGGGCTCGAGGATATCGGCCATTATTTTCCGGATACCGACCCTGGATTCAAAGACATGTCGAGCCTGGTGATACTTAGCCGGGTAATGGAGCTGGTCCGAAAACGCGGCTGCGAAGTCGGCAATATCGACGCCGTCTTGGTGCTGGAGGAGCCGCGCATGGCGCCATACCGCAAAAACATGCGTATCGCCCTCGCCGAAGCGCTGGACATCCCCGCTGAAGATATCAGCCTGCGGGCGACAACCACCGAGGGCATGGGCTTCGCCGGCAGGGGTGAGGGTATCGCGGCAGTCGCTACATGTTTGGTAGAATGCGCAGGGAGCATAATGATGGAAATGGACCTTTAG
- a CDS encoding RNA-binding protein: MYAINFYSHIYDDQLRHRRKTATVRLGDKSHKYRKGEIVWITIGRKYGPRQKLFTAIIDSVEVKPIDDLSPRDIERENPEFRRVDEVVHLLGQIYNRTVTLQDTVTVVHFSDVTE, from the coding sequence ATGTATGCCATAAATTTTTACTCACATATCTATGACGACCAGCTGCGCCACCGCCGCAAGACGGCGACGGTGAGGCTCGGCGACAAGAGCCATAAATACCGCAAGGGCGAGATTGTCTGGATCACCATCGGGCGCAAGTACGGCCCGCGCCAGAAGCTCTTCACCGCCATCATCGACAGCGTCGAGGTCAAGCCGATCGACGACCTGTCGCCACGTGACATCGAGCGCGAGAACCCCGAGTTCCGCCGCGTCGACGAGGTGGTGCACCTGCTGGGCCAGATCTACAACCGCACTGTCACCCTGCAGGATACGGTCACTGTAGTCCATTTCTCCGACGTCACCGAGTAG
- a CDS encoding glutamate--tRNA ligase produces the protein MPERNPSDLPPGGPVPGPVRVRFAPSPTGTLHIGSARTALYNYLFARHMGGSYILRIEDTDVARSSRAHEQSILADLAWLGLEWDEGPDIGGDYGPYRQSERSDAGIYRRAAERLLKENKAYYCFCSQERLEELKKEAQVHGDAPGYDRSCDAIDRAEAAARVADGEPATIRFRVPRTDIVVTDIIHGPTEFNSAVIGDFIILRSEGGVSYNFAVVVDDIAMEITHVIRGEDHLTNAARQVLVFQALGHEPPAWAHHSLVMGPDGGKLSKRHGATSVGDFRGMGYLSSAIINYLALLSWSPSGDQEKLAKGEMVEDFELQRVAKSPAIFDIAKLNWLNGLHIRDLEPAVLREALRPFLKTGAEGLADAAASGAVDVSDELGNITEGQLAVAEAAVQTSLVTLADAGAQIREFFTLSPLAESECLPELKEEGSAAVLEMVLAGVDRLPDAGSIAADGVAEQLESARALLKEWKKVCKKADIPPKRLFRTLRIALTGRTSGPELPFLLVGLGSATVRERLEAARPFSG, from the coding sequence ATGCCTGAACGAAATCCTTCCGATCTGCCACCCGGCGGCCCGGTTCCCGGCCCCGTGCGCGTGCGCTTCGCGCCCAGCCCCACCGGCACCCTGCACATTGGCTCGGCCCGCACCGCCCTCTACAATTATCTTTTCGCCCGGCACATGGGCGGCAGCTATATCCTCCGGATTGAAGACACCGATGTTGCCCGTTCCTCCCGTGCGCACGAGCAGTCGATCCTGGCCGACCTGGCCTGGCTGGGCCTGGAATGGGACGAAGGGCCGGATATCGGCGGTGACTATGGTCCCTACCGCCAGAGCGAGCGCTCCGACGCCGGCATCTATCGCCGGGCTGCCGAGCGGCTGCTCAAAGAGAACAAGGCTTATTACTGCTTCTGCTCGCAGGAGAGGCTTGAGGAACTGAAGAAGGAAGCGCAGGTCCACGGCGACGCGCCCGGCTATGATCGCAGCTGTGACGCCATCGATCGCGCCGAGGCTGCTGCCCGTGTGGCCGACGGAGAACCGGCTACCATCCGCTTCCGGGTGCCCCGTACCGACATCGTCGTCACTGACATCATCCACGGACCCACGGAATTCAACTCGGCGGTCATCGGCGACTTCATCATCCTGAGGTCTGAAGGCGGAGTATCCTATAATTTTGCCGTGGTGGTCGATGACATCGCCATGGAGATCACCCATGTCATCCGCGGCGAGGATCATCTGACCAACGCAGCCCGGCAGGTACTGGTCTTCCAGGCGCTTGGTCATGAGCCACCGGCCTGGGCGCATCACTCCCTGGTCATGGGGCCGGACGGCGGCAAGCTCTCCAAGCGCCACGGCGCTACATCCGTGGGCGATTTCCGCGGGATGGGATATCTTTCCTCTGCTATCATCAATTATCTGGCGCTGCTGTCCTGGTCGCCTTCGGGTGATCAGGAGAAACTCGCCAAGGGTGAGATGGTGGAAGATTTTGAACTGCAGCGGGTAGCGAAGAGCCCGGCGATATTCGATATCGCCAAACTCAACTGGCTCAACGGCCTGCATATCCGGGACCTGGAGCCGGCGGTGCTGCGCGAGGCGCTGCGGCCGTTCCTGAAAACTGGTGCCGAGGGACTGGCTGACGCGGCGGCATCCGGAGCAGTTGACGTTTCGGACGAATTAGGCAATATAACCGAAGGCCAGCTTGCCGTCGCCGAAGCTGCCGTGCAGACATCGCTGGTGACGCTGGCGGATGCAGGCGCCCAGATACGGGAATTCTTCACCCTCTCGCCGCTGGCGGAATCCGAGTGCCTGCCGGAGCTGAAAGAGGAAGGCAGCGCCGCCGTACTGGAGATGGTTCTGGCCGGGGTCGACAGGCTTCCTGATGCTGGGAGCATCGCTGCCGACGGGGTGGCGGAGCAGCTTGAATCGGCTCGCGCCCTGCTGAAGGAATGGAAAAAAGTCTGTAAAAAAGCGGATATCCCGCCGAAACGCCTATTCCGCACTCTAAGGATAGCCCTCACCGGCAGGACATCCGGGCCGGAGCTGCCGTTCCTGCTTGTCGGACTCGGCTCGGCGACGGTGCGCGAGCGGCTGGAAGCGGCGCGGCCGTTTTCCGGCTGA
- a CDS encoding cysteine--tRNA ligase: MKIYNSLTRKKEDFVPRDRGKVGIYVCGPTVYGYVHVGNARPYVFFAVLSRYLRHLGYEVTLVENLTDVDDKIIERAAKEGTTSDAIAKQFSDAYIEDTGRLGLGRPDVEPRATEHIEEIIDICKELVASGYAYETGGSLYFRVGEFTGYGKLSGQKTDQMKHCELPRDGEAKESPLDFAIWKAAKPGEPSWESPWGLGRPGWHIECTAMSLKYLGKKFDIHGGGRDLVFPHHENEVAQAEAVTGTGFVRYWMHNGMITRKDEKMSKSIGNIFLLREFLKNYDPRVLILFFMGSHYRSPLEFSELNLDEAATQLERFRNCLWKINGVIGEGTAGEDTASGHKPPDSAALQAAMDRTREQFDDEMRDDINTAGALAAVFGLVRVVNEYAEDASLAGGADAGMLTEARDLIVELLHILGVDISPSEYGESGFEQELLDLVEEREQARLAKDYAAADAARDKLAAAGYEVRDTPQGPKLVRKS, translated from the coding sequence ATCAAGATATATAACTCGCTGACGCGGAAGAAAGAGGACTTCGTCCCGCGCGACCGCGGCAAGGTCGGCATCTATGTCTGCGGCCCGACCGTCTATGGTTACGTACACGTGGGCAACGCCCGTCCCTATGTCTTCTTCGCGGTGCTCTCGCGCTACCTGCGCCACCTCGGCTATGAAGTCACCCTGGTCGAGAACCTCACCGACGTGGATGACAAGATAATCGAACGCGCCGCCAAGGAAGGAACGACTTCCGACGCGATAGCAAAACAGTTCTCCGATGCCTACATCGAAGACACCGGCCGCCTGGGACTCGGGCGTCCCGACGTCGAGCCGCGGGCTACCGAACATATCGAAGAGATCATCGATATCTGCAAGGAGCTGGTCGCCTCGGGATATGCCTATGAGACCGGCGGCAGCCTTTATTTCCGCGTAGGTGAGTTCACGGGATACGGCAAGCTATCCGGCCAGAAGACCGACCAGATGAAGCACTGCGAATTGCCTCGCGACGGCGAGGCTAAAGAGAGCCCTCTGGACTTCGCCATCTGGAAGGCGGCCAAGCCGGGCGAGCCCAGCTGGGAAAGCCCCTGGGGCCTCGGTCGTCCAGGCTGGCACATCGAGTGCACGGCCATGTCGCTGAAGTACCTGGGCAAGAAGTTCGATATCCATGGCGGCGGCCGCGACCTGGTCTTCCCCCACCACGAGAACGAGGTGGCCCAGGCCGAAGCTGTTACCGGCACGGGATTTGTCCGCTACTGGATGCACAACGGCATGATCACCCGCAAGGACGAGAAGATGAGCAAGTCCATCGGCAATATCTTCCTGTTGCGGGAGTTCCTCAAGAATTATGATCCGCGGGTGCTCATCCTTTTCTTCATGGGCTCCCACTACCGCAGCCCGCTGGAGTTCTCGGAGCTCAATCTGGATGAAGCCGCCACACAACTGGAGCGTTTTCGCAACTGCCTTTGGAAGATAAACGGCGTGATCGGCGAAGGGACGGCCGGGGAAGACACGGCCAGCGGCCACAAGCCGCCCGACAGCGCCGCCCTTCAGGCCGCCATGGACCGCACCCGGGAGCAGTTCGACGACGAGATGCGTGATGACATCAACACGGCGGGCGCGCTTGCCGCGGTTTTCGGACTCGTCCGGGTTGTCAACGAATATGCTGAAGACGCTTCACTGGCTGGAGGCGCTGACGCCGGAATGCTGACTGAGGCTCGCGACCTTATCGTTGAATTGCTGCACATCCTTGGCGTGGACATCTCCCCATCGGAGTACGGTGAATCCGGTTTTGAACAGGAACTCCTCGATCTGGTCGAGGAGAGGGAGCAGGCACGGCTGGCGAAGGATTACGCCGCCGCCGACGCTGCCCGCGACAAGCTTGCCGCCGCCGGATATGAAGTGCGTGACACTCCCCAGGGGCCGAAGCTGGTCAGGAAATCCTGA
- a CDS encoding methyltransferase domain-containing protein has translation MAGHKYEAEKAGHLDGRLRRFMAPPELLLGRFAPLPGEIWAVIGAGTGFLAIPLAARVEKVHALDLSDKMLELLRRNLEDKQVDNVETARSEESALPLPDSSVDAVLLAFVLHEVDEPEKFLGEVSRITRPGGRLCVIEFTSSGSFGPPKDERLTSGKINDLAEGVGYETSRTWNWQRRLIGWKYFELAGYEFRKGS, from the coding sequence ATGGCAGGCCATAAGTACGAAGCTGAAAAAGCCGGTCACCTCGATGGGCGTCTGCGCCGGTTCATGGCGCCACCAGAGCTGCTTCTGGGCAGATTCGCGCCTTTACCAGGCGAGATATGGGCCGTCATCGGTGCTGGCACCGGATTCCTGGCAATCCCGCTGGCAGCGCGGGTCGAGAAGGTCCACGCGCTCGATCTCAGCGACAAGATGCTGGAACTACTTCGCAGGAACCTCGAGGATAAACAGGTGGACAATGTCGAGACGGCCAGATCGGAAGAGAGCGCTCTGCCGCTTCCTGATTCCTCGGTCGACGCGGTGCTGCTGGCTTTCGTACTTCACGAGGTCGATGAACCGGAGAAGTTCCTCGGCGAAGTATCGAGGATAACAAGGCCCGGTGGCAGGCTCTGCGTCATCGAGTTCACCAGTTCGGGTTCATTCGGGCCGCCGAAGGACGAGCGGTTGACCTCAGGGAAGATAAATGACTTGGCTGAAGGCGTGGGGTATGAGACGAGCCGTACCTGGAACTGGCAACGCCGGTTGATCGGCTGGAAATATTTCGAACTGGCTGGATACGAATTCAGGAAGGGCTCATGA
- a CDS encoding NYN domain-containing protein: MIYIIDGYNVAHVQESGSITKGELEDKRQSLIESVVSYIATTGDEAIVVFDSTTAETTECHQVPNTSVTVCFSSASMIADILINKLVQEKLASTQADIRVVSADWEVQKGSLMKGVERMTPRNFLAEIKKFEKKLAICPEKDKMRWKLEHKVDVETLRKLEEMRRGRG; encoded by the coding sequence ATGATCTACATCATCGACGGCTATAACGTGGCCCACGTGCAGGAGTCAGGCAGTATTACCAAGGGTGAGCTGGAAGACAAACGCCAGTCCCTGATCGAATCCGTCGTCAGCTACATCGCCACCACCGGCGATGAGGCCATTGTGGTGTTCGACTCCACCACCGCAGAAACCACCGAGTGCCATCAGGTCCCCAATACCTCTGTCACCGTCTGCTTCTCATCGGCCTCCATGATCGCGGACATCCTCATCAACAAGCTGGTGCAGGAGAAGCTGGCATCCACCCAGGCAGACATCCGGGTCGTCAGCGCCGACTGGGAGGTCCAGAAGGGATCGCTGATGAAGGGCGTCGAACGCATGACTCCCCGCAATTTTCTCGCCGAAATAAAAAAATTTGAAAAAAAGCTTGCAATCTGTCCCGAAAAGGATAAAATGCGCTGGAAGCTTGAACATAAAGTAGACGTCGAGACTTTGCGGAAACTGGAAGAAATGCGTAGGGGGCGCGGTTAG
- the sigH gene encoding RNA polymerase sporulation sigma factor SigH has protein sequence MLIAKARSGKLDAFEAIVSKYHSFVKLKASSYFMSGGDTDDLVQEGLIGLTKAIRDYRDDREASFRSFAELCITRQIITAIKTASRQKHQPLNSYLSLSHSPTSHDDGECSLGDILPGSPTHDPLNVVISSEEVASLKDCLGRLLSELETSVLSLYLEGHSYEKIAEDIGYDTKSVDNALQRIKRKVDLHLQSRQVHF, from the coding sequence ATGCTGATCGCGAAGGCGCGGTCGGGGAAACTGGACGCCTTCGAGGCGATCGTTTCCAAGTATCACAGTTTCGTCAAGCTGAAGGCCAGTTCCTACTTCATGTCGGGTGGCGACACCGACGATCTCGTCCAGGAAGGGCTCATCGGTCTGACCAAGGCCATCCGCGATTATCGTGACGACCGCGAGGCCTCGTTCCGCAGTTTTGCCGAGCTCTGCATCACCCGGCAGATCATCACCGCCATCAAGACCGCCTCACGCCAGAAGCACCAGCCGCTGAACAGCTACCTCTCCCTGAGCCATTCGCCGACTTCCCATGACGATGGCGAGTGCTCGCTGGGTGATATACTTCCCGGCTCTCCCACCCACGACCCCCTGAACGTGGTCATCAGCTCGGAGGAGGTCGCCAGCCTCAAGGATTGTCTTGGGCGCCTTCTAAGCGAGCTCGAGACCAGCGTCCTCAGCCTGTACCTGGAGGGGCACTCCTATGAGAAGATAGCCGAGGATATCGGTTATGACACCAAGAGCGTGGACAACGCTCTGCAAAGGAT